ACTCACTCATCCCTGACACTAGACAAGGAGTTTCATGCCTACAGACACTTTCACCACTACTAGCTTTCCTCCGAAAGGCCTTTTGGGGATCACCAGAGCTCAGGCCACTGCTCTGTAAGGAACCCATCCCCTTTTACAGCGTATGTTAAAGCTCTTTGCATTGTTCTGATGTGTATCTATGGTTAACTCCTGCTGTAAAGGCCATGGCAAAAACTAGACCAGTCAGCAAAAAGAACTCACAAATGGGATGTGTGCTCCATGAAGGAAAGAACACCCAACACCACCTCCTGCACACGCCCACAGCTTCTCAGCCCCTGCTCTTAACATGGCTTCCTGTCACGGGGCTTTGGCAAGCGCACAAGCTGTTCCCGGTCCAGGAGTACCCTTCTCCGTGGGAGGAGCTGCTCTCCCTAGCTCTGAAGCTTCTCCTGCTTCACCCTCTCGAGCCTGGAGCCTCTCTTCCCCCGATGGCATCACATCCCCCTTAGAATCAGAGCATTAATTTGTCTTTCAGGCACATGTCACACTGACATTTGTTTTTGGTTATTTACTATACTGTGCTGTATGTTTTATGAGAACACGGCCCGGAGACTCAAGGCCCAACAGATTGCTTACAAACGAACGATCAATTAGGAAGAGTTTTGAGTTTAAGCCGAAGAATTAGACGCCGAGGGTAGTTCAGGGTAGTTCAGGGCTACGGTCCCTGTGGCTGGAATTTGAAGCGGAAGAGCCGGggtgttgggggcgggggagggtggCCGCTGAGCCAGCTGAGTTATGTTTCACGCCCTTGGGGGCATCATCGCTCCCTTATTGTCCCTTCTTTACAGAAGAGGCGTCCCGGGAGCTGGAGAAGAAGTGCCGCGCGCTAGAGTCGCAGCTGGAGGCGCGAGCGGCGGCCAACGCGGAGCTGCGGCGGGAGGTGGCGCAGCGGGAGGCGCTGGTGTCTGCGCTGCGCTGCAGCCTGCGCTCGGAGGAGCGCCGCTTTCTGGAGGAGCTGCGGCGCCGCAGCCACCGCGCCACCGTGCTGGGCACCGAGCTGCAGAAGCACACCGAGGCGGCCGCCTACCTCTCCTGCCAGCTGCACGCCGCGCGCCAGAGACTGCAGGCCCCGCGCTCCGGCGCCGCTGCCGCCGAGCCCCGGCCCCGCCGACGCGCACAACGGGCCCGCCGACCTCCCGAGGCGGCCGCCAAGGGGTCGGGCCGGGACTGGGCGACCTGGGACGACGCCGATCCCATGCCGGACCCCGCGCTCTTCCTATACCCGCGGAGGCCGCCCCGGCCCAGTGCCCGCGGCCCGCGCCCTTTGCTACGCCAGGAGCTGCGAGACCAAGACGCCCCGCACCCCGTATCACACCAGGAGCTCCCTGACCAATGCGGCCCGCACCCGGGGCCCTTGGAGAGCCCTGACGCCACGCCCAGCGCCCTAGGGGATCCTGAGTAGGCGCCGGGCAAACAGTGGAGACCGGGAAGGCAGGCCCTGCAGGGCGGGATCAGGGATGGGGCGGAGTCCAGCCCGCAGATCCGCCCCAGCTCCGCCACCCACTAGAGCTGCCCCCGCCTGTGTGTTTCCCCCGAGATGAGCTGCCCCCTTCGGAGAGGGAGCGCCAAAGGATCGCACCTCTTTTGTGGTGGACTGGCAGTAATAACCCTAATCTGGGTACCACCCAGgccctgggagggagagaggcgggGTCTTGTCTGTCCCGGGAGAGCTGACAATCCCTTGAAGGGCGGGAGAAGGCTGGGTCTGCCTACAGGAAGGAACACGGTGGCACTTGGCACTGCTAGGCCTGCAAGCTcccctttcctgctttctctcctccactcccagccctgcccagccttTTGCTTGGGAGAGGCGAGTTTTAGGAGCTAACTCTTGTACTCGGAAGTAGCTACTCCCCGCCCCGCCCACCCCACTGATAAGTCCTTGAAGGTGAGCACGGAACACTTTATAATCTATTTTAGAAGTCCTCTCAGAGCCGCCGGGTTCCCGGTGGCAATTGACTTGCAGAAAACAGTAAGCATAGATCCTTGGAGCGGGTCATGGAAGAGGAACTGATTGGTTTTTCCCATGCAGGGGTGCAGGAGATAGGCAACCTGGGGCTCAAATTTTGGCGAGGACGGAAGGGTCATTCCCCCTTCCCGTTCCTGCGGCCGGCCGCCTCAGAGACCTCCCAGTCCTGTTATAGGTGCTAATCTTGCCCAGCTTCCCAAGCAGCTGGCTGCatccagaggcaggaaggagggcctGGCTTTTTGGAAGTGGCCGCTAGTCATAGAAATTCGATTTTGCTGGGGAAGAAAGTGGAGACTAGTCCTCGGTGGTGCCTGCCCCTGGAAAGGCCCCTAAACCTGCAGAACCTGCTGGTGGTGGGGTGGTCCtaggctctctctccctcttagcTGGGAGTGGCAAGTGGAGAGCAGAATGTTGGCACTTTCTCCCTGTCGGTTCAGCTCATCCTAGGCCCCGCCCCAGAGCCCCACTCATCTCTCTCGGTCTGACCTGCATGGGGTCCTAAGTGCCTGTGAGATCTTCCCTGGGGCTGCTGAGCAGGAATGCCTCTCTTCACTCAGACCCTGGGCCCCTAGCAGGCCCTGGCTAAGGCACCAccttgtgtctgcctcccaaggtctTGAGGTGGTGAGCACAGTCAGTCTCGGTAGCTGACAGACTTCTCCGGTCATGGCCACCAGGAAGACAAAGAACTCTTGGCTCATGCCCTCCACTCCGTAAGAGGAAGCAGGAGTTTGTCCTGAAGCAGAAGGCAGTGAGCACACGCCATCCTGATCCTGCACACAGACCCCTCCCCGCTCTCCCCTCCCTGAAGGACAGCTGAGGCCACTGAGCCGGGCTGCCTAGCTCCTGGGGGTTGGATGGCGGAAGTAGAATCCTGGGGTCCCTACTAGGGCCCCAACTGCTGCCTTCACTCCAGTGGCAATACCTGTACCGCTTGTCCCCTCCCGGTTTTGTGTGACTCTGCCCtctcctgccaccctccccaccTGGAACCTGCCTGTGTGAGGGACTCACTCTGTTCCCTTGGAGGTGCCCAGAGGGCGGTGGGAGGGGAAAGGCCGCTTTCTCTGGGTGCCTACACAGACCTACATCTCCTCCAACCATACTTTTGGGGTGAACAGGGTGACTTTGCTGATTTTTCTAGAAGAGCCCtttctcatccatccatccactaaAAGCCATAGCTACCCCGACTAGCTTCCCTTGAAACTATAGCAATAgcattcttccttttcccttctgggCACCCAGGAGGTTCAGCTGGTTCCATCACACCCCATCCCCAGGGATCCGACAGTAACCTGCCTGTCTTTCCTCAAGTGACCCTGTCAACTAACGCCTTCCAAATCCTGCTCCTCTTCCAACAGCCAGAGATAATGATACTTGTTCATGGGGTGCTTGAAGATCTCCCAGATGAAAGGGTCTGAGGGCCTCTGACTCCCTGTCATGAccttggggtgggggaaggtaaTAATGCAACTCTTCCAGCAGCAGCGAGGGAGTGATAAGGAGGCCTAGGCAGATACAGGATTGCAGTGTTAACAGAAtagcccttcccccttcctcttctggaAATAATGGAAGGCTCCCTTCAGCGGTTTATAGGCAAGGACTCCCTCAGCCTTCTGGTCTGGGACAGGCCCTCCCCTTAGCTTccaccccttcccttcctggACCTGACTCTAGGAATCCACCTGGTCAAAGGAAAAGTACCAGCCACGACCCAGGGTTGACCCAGTAGCCACGAAGGGGAAGACCAGTCCATCTCTCTGCTTTGCTGTACGCGTCCCCATTGGGAGACCGAGATGGTTCATGTGGACGGACACTCATAGGGGAGAGGGCTCCTGCACAATGTAAGTACACACAGACCCAGAAGGAAGAGCTCCATGGGAGTCCAGCGATCTAGAAGCCGTCCAGGAATGAGTGAGCAATGCAGTGTGAGCCTCTATACCCCTTGTCcctgtgtctttgccaaggcaacCTGTTCATTTTGGGGGAACCAGCCAAGATGAGGCAGCTCATTCCTATACGAGCAGCACGATAGGGTTGTCCTGGATGAAGATGGAAAGATGGTCTGGAGCATCTTCTCATTTAGGGGGCCAGGGGTCTCCTAAGCACCCTTTCACAGTGATGTGCCAGCCTCAAATGGGAGACATGCAGGGCAGACAGATCCTGCTCCAAATTCTCTGTTGGCTGCGCTTTTTAATCCAATGCTTTTCAGAGTGTATTCACTCACCTACAGAAATAGAGCCCTGTGCTTTAGGGGTGACTATCATATGCCTTATTCTTAATAAAATGTTTGGAAAAACCTGTAAGTCTGTTCTCGTGCTGAAAATGCTGTTGCTTACCTACCTCTGTTCCAGCAAAGGTAGAGTAGGGAGCTGCAGATGTGAGGGAGACAACAGCTTGGAAATAAGTGGGTAGAGTGAACCAGATGCCTGATAgcgtcacagacacacacaaatatgctcTTTAGCTGGGTGgtagcagtgcacacctttaatcccagcactcgggaggcaggggcaggcagatctctgtgagttggaggccagccatgtctacagagtgattcccaggacaggctccaaagctacacagagaaaccctgtctcgaaaaaccaaaaacaaaccaaaacaaaacaaaaaatgctctTCAGGGCGTAAGGTGCTTGCTGAGGTGACTTGTCCCTTTGCCAAGGCCTGCCAGCCTCTCCATGCACCCCCAACCTGAATTAACATGGAATGAATGAGATCTTGGATGAGAGATTTCTGAGCAGCCTTGAGAGGGATAGGTTGGAAGGATCCCATGCCTAGAATTGTTCATTGTTCTGGTCTAGAAAGAAGCCCAAGGTCTTGGCCTGTTTGGCCACCCGTGTTGTTCTCCGTCTGATAGAAGTGCAGGAAGTCCAGCATTGTAGAGACAAGCCCTTTCTCATCCTCTGCTAATGGGAGTCATCCTATGAGCACAGCTTCAAGAGTTCAGCACATCCCGTACCACGCTTGCAATGTACGTCTATGTTGTGGCCAGCTAGAAGAAGCTCTGCATCTTGAACATGAAAATTGTTTTATGTATAACCCTCCCTCGAAGCCACTTCAGTCCATCTTGGGGGGAGAGGAGACTGATCCCATCATATGGCCCAAGTAAGGTGAGTCACATTCACCGGGTTGAAGAAGGACCTAGGAGTCGATCCAAGACCATTAGTGAACCACAGGACTTTATGTTGAAACCACACATTCAACATTCCATCTTAGGTGCTAGGCTGCAGCCGTGAAGCACAGAGGACTGCCGGCAAAGGCAAACTCCTGGGCAGCTATGGTAGTCTGTGAATTTGGAGGCGTGGTGGATCATTTGCCGCCACAAGAGGGAAGGTGTTCAGAAAACTGAGGAGGTGGTTAGGGACATGGCTCAGCCTGTAGattgcttgcccagcatgcacgaaGCCTGGAGATAGAATGGAGGCACTatgtaaactgggcatggtggtgcatgcctacagTCTTAGTACCCAGAAGGTACTAAGGGTGATCACAAGTTCAAACTCATCTtccactacatagtgagtttgacaCCCCTCTGCTACACACAAGGTCCTGTTTTAAAAAGAGGggcagtgggagctggagagatggctcagtggttaaggtcaagtattgctcttccagaggacctgagtttgagttccaGCACCCATGAGTTCCAGTTCATAGACACCtgttaattccagctccaggggatctaacaccttttccgtttgtttttgttttttgagacaaggtttctctgtgtaacagtcccgGTTGTCCTGGAAcgtgctttgtagaccaggctggcctggaactcacatacatctacctgcctctgcctcccaagtgctgctgggattaaaggtgtgctccaccacacacagctcacaTTTGCTTTTAAGTCAACAAGATTGATTTGTgggtttttcttcctcctcttcttcttcttcatcttttgtGGTCTTGGGATTGAATCTGGCATATGTACTCTACTATTGAGCTATGGTCCCACATCATTTCAACTTTATTAGTATTAATTTTTAATCAGTATTTAtggcttgtttattttattttgtttttgccttgAGTCTGGGTCTCATTGTgaagctctggctgacctggaacactCAAGTCCTCTGTTTCTGCTCACAAATGCTGcattatagatgtgcaccaccaccaccgtgctTTAATTAGTTAGGTCtttgatttttcattatttttgaaatacaggtgtttttcctgcatgaatATATTTGTAACACCTtttgtgcctagtgcccacagaggtcagaagagggtactggctcccctggaactggagttatggttgTTTGTAAGATATCCTGGGGGGTCTGGGACCAAATcctggttctctgaaagagcatctAGTGCTTgtaattgctaagccatctctccaccacccTCCTTAGTAATGGTagtagtagttgttgttgttgtttgaaacagggtctcatcataatcccaggctggctggccccaaacttgttATGTGACCCAAAAtgacctgaactcctgatcctcctgcctctgtctcccaagtgcctggCTATGGCTATTATTTTAGAGATGGGAATTAATATGCTGCCTAGGCTGGTTCCAAACACTAAGGCTCAAGTGATTCACCGACTTCTGTCTCCTAACTACCTGGTACTAAGGGTTGCACGCCACAACACTCAGCTTCTCCTTGTTATTTTGAACTCAgttctctgcttcagtctctaggACTCAGGTGGACCAGCACATTGTCTGTAGCAAATCCAGAGTATATAGCCCAGGCCTCTGTTTGTTCCTGGTGCCTAGTCTCTTAGAAGGGTGTGGTCTAGGGAAGAGAAGGCTCAAGCCTGGATAAACATCTGCCCAAGACTCTTGGTGTCAACTAGAGTTTGGAAAAAAAGGTGAacgaagaagaggaagggagagaagggacgGGTTTTAGGGTTGACATCTGCCACCATGAGGTGCCAGGGGCTACTTGGTTATGCCCTGTTCAGAGCCACAGTTTGAGGTGGAGATGTGAAAGGTCAGCATGGGATAACTCTCAGAGATCATCAAATAAAAAGGAAccctctcattttacagatggggaaattgAGGCCTGGGGCTTCTCCCTGCTGTCATCCTTCTTTCCTGGCAgttcttcatcttttcttctcGATCCCAAAGTTCAGACCTGGAAGTTAGGGGGCTCATCCTGCAGTCCAGGGACTTTGGGGTccaacctcacctctccagcCACCTAGGGAACTCCactgggaaagaaagggagaagtggGCGGAACCAGCTGAGTAGGTGTATCCATCATAGCAATAATTAGGAAGGTGGGAGGCTTTGAGAAGACTAATTATGTGGGCCAGGCTTTAGCCTAAATAAACCTTCCTCTGTACTTCTACGGCATGTTTGTGTGGGGCTTCCAAAACAGGGAAACTGGGGAGCCAGGCATCCCTAAGGCAATCCAAAGAAGGAGTTATCTATGAGGGTTGagaggacgggggtggggggggtgggagggtgggggggcgggggggccggggggtgggtggggtggcgGGGGCACCAAGGACAAGAGGTGGATCCCAGGCTGCAGACCTGTAAGGCCGGCAGACACTAGGCATGAGAAGGCTAGGCAGAGggcttctcctccttctctgagacagggtctcaagtagccaaagctggccttgaattcccgatcctcttgcctccacctcccaagtgttgagatctgaggtgtgcaccaccacacctgggcacCTGAGGTAGGAAGGGAGTTTCTGTTAGCAGCCTGTGTGGACTCAGGCTGGTGGGCCTCAATCCAGCATTATGAAAATGATCCGAAGCCCTGGACAAAGGTCAACAACGCTCAGCGCTCAGCACACAGAGGAAATATCTGCAAGGAAGGCCGGGTATTATAAACACTGGTGGAGATCAAAGGTAGCACTGGAGACAACCACAAAATTTCCCCTCCTGAGCCTTGTGGAGCCCTCAGAAGGCCTGCTCGACATTCCCTATGCCTGGATCATCCACGTGGCCACCAAACACGTCAGGCACCTCACCTGCATCAGACTCAGGGAGTATGCTGGGGCCACCCGGATGCTCTCACAAAATCCCGTCTCCACAGGGGGGACATCCCCtgttttgggactggagagaaagctcaagAGCCTTTGTTGCATTTGCAGGGAAGcccggtttgattcccagcagcaacaaggtagctcacaactgtctggctcctctggctcctgcatgcatgtggtacacagacaggacatacatgcaggtaaaattcccatacgcataaaataaataaattaaaaaaaacaaacaaactctgttTCCTTACTCAAGAATTAGACATGCCAGTCTGGCCAAGCCAGTTTCAGTTTATACTATTATGGTTactagtttgagacagggtctcataacgcccaggctggcctcaagctttctATGTGATGAGACGTGACTCCTGATGCTGAACGTGGGCTTCTAACCCCAGCTGCATAGGATGGGTACAGCTCTTCAAAATCCTAGAATTTCCTGACAACAAGCCAAGAACTCATCAGAGGTTAGTTAAAAAGACTGTGCTAAAACTACACACTGGGCTATTACTCAGCATAAAACGGATCAAGAAATCTCTTTGCATACTGATATGGAGCAATCTTCAGAATATTGctaggatgaaaaaaaaaaaatcaaatcagggTGTGGCTGGCTAGCTGATACAGTGGGTGAAGTGTTTGCCGCCAAGCCTGGTGCCCTGAGTTGATCCCCCAGATCCACAAGGTGAAAGCAGAGAATGCACCCCTACAGTTTGTTCTCTGACATCTACTAGTGTCCCcaacagtaaataaatgaatgtaacgtTTCTCCTTTGAAATCAGGGTAGAGACTGGATGCCCTATGTTTCTCTAACAAAAAGGAATgctggggtgctggagagatggctcggcggctgagttcttgttttgagacagggtctctgtatgtagactgggctagcctggaactctcagagatccacctgcctctgtctccctagtccTGGGAGCAAAGGCGTGTGCCTCTATGTCTGACTGCACTGGCTGCCTCGCAGAGGACTGTGTTTCTTGTCCCAGtatccatatggtggttcacaatcatctataagTCCAGCCCAGGCAAAACaccctcacacataaaataaataagtaagtaaataaaactaaaacaatccttttaaaattaaaaaagggaaTAGACTATAGGGAAaaaagggaatatatatatattatatacacacactttaCACGCTATCTCTCTAGTAAAGTATAAAAATTAGTAACTTGGGCTATTTGGATGGGAGCCAacaagatgggtgtggtggtgtgttccTGTAATTCTAGCGCTCAGAAGGCTGCAGggggattgctgcaagttcaagaccaaccttgtTTATgtagtgaattccaagccagcctaagctacagaatAAGACCCCTTCTTCCCAAAACAACCTAAAGAGCCTCTGAAGGCCTTCATTCTGCACATGACATTGCTTGGAGCTTTCTGGATCAGCAATAGACACCCCTAAACTCTTGCAATCTGTGTTTGAAAGAAGGAATAAATCACGAGTGTTAGTACGATGCACTTTTCAAAGTGTGTTGACAGCCACTGTCCGTTCCCAACAACTAGGTGAGGCTAGATGGCTAGGTGTTTTTATCTGATAAAGAAAGCACCTTTGggttgggagtgtagctcagaggTAAAGTGTTTACCTAGAATGCATTAGCCCTATTTTGACCCCCAaagccagaaaaacaaacaaacaaaagacaggacGGGAGtaagctagaaagatggcttactgttaagagtgcttgctgctcttccagaggacccaagggtggctcacaaccaactgtaactccagcttcaggggatgtGACACTCTCATCTACCTCCACGGGcgcgagtacacacacacacacacacacacacacacacacacacatacacacacacagagatacacacttgacacatatacacacacggatacacatgtggcacatacacacacacagggcatatacacatacatttaattaaaaataaaaataaatctttaaaaacaaaagaaacagggcTTGGGAGGTGACTCAGTAAAGTAAAAAGCCAGCGTGATcccctagaatcccagcactggggagatggaaacCTGGAGAGTCCCTGGGACTTGTTAACCAACTGGCCAATTTAGCCAAGTGCTGAGCTCCAAGATCGgtaagagaccttatctcaaaaaataaggtagggtGAGGGCCACACACACTCAGTAAAAACGTaatagtagtttttaaaaaagataagttGGAGAAACGAGGCAGACACCTGATCTCCACTCGGAcaagaacacacagacacacagcacaaCACCTGAGATCCAGCAGGATGATAATGAAATGATTTGCTCAAGTTCACCAAAAGAGACAGGTGAAGGTTACTAGGGACTGACTTCCAGTCCAGCTCAGGGGTAGCTTCACACACCACCTTGCTTGGCTTCCtttgtttttgcctgtgtgttttcttgagacagggtcctaacatgtagcctaggctaagcTCAAACTTTTTCTACTTCTCTccttgccttctgagtgctgagagcaCAGATGTGAGCCGCTGTGCCGggctttctgcctgcctgcctgccttctatGTGCATGTAGCAATAAAGTCTTGATCGGTTTTCCAACTTTCTTGTGCAATAACCTGAAATCACTTCTTCCTAGTCCTGGTTAACTCCCCTTTACCCTCACATAACAGCCAAAAGGATCTCTCAGACAAATGCCTCTTaccatttccccctcccttcctcttattTGGAGGTTTCCTTCTTCAGCTGGCTACAGTTTTCATCACTTACACTCTAGGGCAAAGTGGacttcctatttattttattttgacagtGTATTACTAAGTAGCCCAAGATAGTCTtcaactccagatcctcctgcctcaaccaatcaagagctgggattacaggcttgtgccatcacATTGGATCCCTAAATCTACTTTCCTTTGCAATTTATAAAAGGGTGCATGTAGACCCCTTCCATCTCATCTTGAGATTCCCAGGTTCCATTAGCTCCTAGCAAGTGTAAAGACTGTGCCTACCAACCTCACAAAAGGCTTCCTCCACCTGTGCACGGAAGGCTTACCCCGCCTCCCTCTCTACCTGGAGAACTTGAGCTGTCTGGCGAGACCTGGCTCAAATTTCACCTCTGGGACTAGGGGTGGGTGTCTCTCAGTGGTAGAGACACCTTCACCATGCCAGGGGTCCTGAATTCAGTCCTCAGCAGGGCACACACGTCACCCCTTCAGCAACCTCCGACCTCACTCCTTATTCACCACCCaaccaaaggaagagaaaaatagaaactatAGTAAAGACGGATCTGTAGATTCAGATTAATCCGGGCCTAAAGCTGTTCTCTTATATATGACCTTGGCCCTCAGCGTCCTTCACTGTAAACCAAGATATTGGTCTGGAAGTGAGAACCCATctactgtgcgtgtgtgtggagggggataCGGGAAGGGGGAGGCTGGAAGTGAGAGCccatctactgtgtgtgtgtgtgtgtgtgtgtgtgtgtgtgtgtgtgtgtgtgtgtgtgtgtgtattatgaggGGAAGAGCCCGAGGTGCCCAGTACAAGTTTTGATAGTCTGTTCCTGACACTTTATGCTCATTTGCAATCCTCGCCCTGCCGCTGGCGAAGACCCTGTCTACCTTTCTCAATAATCCAAATACACTCTAGTCCCTTCCCTTCCGTAGGAAAGAGCCCACTCGGTGAGGAGAGCGCTGAGGATCGCAATAACAACGAGGACACACACGGCGCGGACTCTTGGCAGACTCGCAGGAGCAAGCCGAGggtcactgggggaggggaacagcGAGCGAAGGCAGTCCTGGACGAGTCTCCACCCAAGGTCACGGCGCCCGCCCGCCCAACAGGCAGCCAACCTAGGCGACGTCTCCCGGAAGCCCCGCCTCACCAGGGGGCCGAGGCGTCTCTCCTCGGAGCCCGGACGCGTTGCCTTTAAGGCTTTTTGGAAGAGTCGCTGTTTCGGTGGACTGACAACGGCGTGCCTCGTGTTTTGTCCCTCGTCGGCCGCC
This Peromyscus maniculatus bairdii isolate BWxNUB_F1_BW_parent chromosome 8, HU_Pman_BW_mat_3.1, whole genome shotgun sequence DNA region includes the following protein-coding sequences:
- the Ccdc92b gene encoding coiled-coil domain-containing 92B isoform X2, with translation MDTVSLEHQIQSVQRHISFLKKEQMALLRDLHLEILRLQKRCSELTHDLEMREVQSHQQEEASRELEKKCRALESQLEARAAANAELRREVAQREALVSALRCSLRSEERRFLEELRRRSHRATVLGTELQKHTEAAAYLSCQLHAARQRLQAPRSGAAAAEPRPRRRAQRARRPPEAAAKGSGRDWATWDDADPMPDPALFLYPRRPPRPSARGPRPLLRQELRDQDAPHPVSHQELPDQCGPHPGPLESPDATPSALGDPE
- the Ccdc92b gene encoding coiled-coil domain-containing 92B isoform X1: MDEIVDQGGAQAWVAMDTVSLEHQIQSVQRHISFLKKEQMALLRDLHLEILRLQKRCSELTHDLEMREVQSHQQEEASRELEKKCRALESQLEARAAANAELRREVAQREALVSALRCSLRSEERRFLEELRRRSHRATVLGTELQKHTEAAAYLSCQLHAARQRLQAPRSGAAAAEPRPRRRAQRARRPPEAAAKGSGRDWATWDDADPMPDPALFLYPRRPPRPSARGPRPLLRQELRDQDAPHPVSHQELPDQCGPHPGPLESPDATPSALGDPE